One genomic region from Phragmites australis chromosome 1, lpPhrAust1.1, whole genome shotgun sequence encodes:
- the LOC133920979 gene encoding protein E6-like: MASSAHHLFLLAFLAVLAVAAPRASDAWGGGHLFSSKITRAEVAVEPEKAAAATTVPDAADPNSVPAFSRPSTSGSSRGYGLYGRPEENYPPAYFRRGVHHNTEKLTTTTNVPTTTDTEEAAVPVGGERAEPFPENGSGRGRPPYYYTGFRGGRQQEQQRDYGMSDTRLYQNGRYYYDVDNGRYGYGRESNPVRTRPDEFGSGYGGGGGGDRRGRYGNAAGYESGSGNGNEFGNALTENQYGFQEQGQNGQYVP, translated from the coding sequence ATGGCTTCCTCTGCTCACCACCTCTTCCTACTCGCCTTCCTGGCCGTCCTCGCCGTCGCGGCTCCCCGCGCGTCGGACGCATGGGGCGGTGGCCACCTGTTCTCCAGCAAGATCACGCGCGCCGAAGTAGCCGTCGAGCCGGAGAAGGCAGCGGCGGCCACCACCGTGCCGGACGCGGCGGACCCCAACAGCGTGCCGGCGTTTTCCCGCCCGTCGACCAGCGGCAGCAGCCGCGGGTACGGGCTCTACGGCCGCcccgaggagaactatccgccGGCCTACTTCCGCCGCGGCGTGCACCACAACACCGAGAAGCTGACGACCACGACCAACGTGCCGACCACCACCGATacagaggaggcggcggtcccGGTGGGAGGCGAGCGCGCCGAGCCTTTTCCGGAAAATGGCAGCGGCAGGGGCCGTCCGCCGTATTACTACACGGGCTTCCGCGGCGGCaggcagcaggagcagcagcgggACTACGGGATGAGCGACACGAGGCTGTACCAGAACGGCCGGTACTACTACGACGTGGACAACGGCAGGTACGGCTACGGCCGCGAGTCGAACCCCGTGCGGACGCGCCCTGATGAGTTCGGCTCCGggtacggcggcggcggcggcggcgacagaCGCGGGAGGTACGGCAATGCGGCCGGGTACGAGTCCGGGTCCGGCAACGGCAACGAGTTTGGGAATGCACTGACGGAGAACCAGTACGGCTTCCAGGAGCAAGGCCAGAACGGGCAATACGTTCCATGA
- the LOC133920961 gene encoding auxin response factor 3-like isoform X3, which translates to MGIDLNMVDSEGEERPPPPPVVCRELWHACAGPVVALPRRGSLVVYLPQGHLAAAGGGDVAVDLPPHVVCRVADVELCADAATDEVYVRLALVAEGEAFERNLCGDGVEGEDDMEDFDAERKSRMLHMFCKTLTASDTSTHGGFSVPRRAAEDCFAPLDYNQLRPSQELVAKDLHGANWKFRHIYRGQPRRHLLTTGWSSFVNKKKLVSGDAVLFLRGDDGELRLGVRRAIQLKNEALFQDFSSDSSKRHTLSAVADSLKHRSAFHISYNPRATASEYIIPYPKFLKSLNHSVCIGTRINFQCENEDVKERRSGMVIGISEVDLMKWPGSKWRSLLVRWEDGTNCNGQDRVSPWEIEVVGGSVSVAHSLSTSSSKRTKLCPQGNLGVPTMYIAGNGCTDSVETGKLPRVLQGQELMGFRTRHVTCAPRTAEVAQFQSSDARMFLTNARSCMLSGPTSRLVVQNSGVTYQSVGFSESIGFSEVLQGQEISRAVPMFQGMMSEACSVKGGHGPHSYMHRSAAVNGLSAAAQECSLTLSTPPAAQVPSPYPGHMFNQTVVSQLGLASKIDGEGANGNQPGPFDVPWETWTRAQHEAPGQINLEQFETRRASAPGDAGKIVSGRREVRKTSCRLFGFSLTEKILPADDDGVKEGNYETECQNPRMLDLFGYNRSTPSAALPAICAAPFGM; encoded by the exons ATGGGCATCGATCTCAACATGGTGGACAGCGAGGGTGAggagcggccgccgccgccgcctgtggTATGCCGGGAGCTGTGGCACGCGTGCGCGGGGCCCGTGGTGGCGCTGCCGCGGCGGGGCAGCTTGGTAGTGTACCTGCCGCAGGGCCACCTGGCTGCTGCCGGTGGCGGGGATGTCGCGGTGGACCTGCCGCCGCACGTGGTGTGCCGCGTCGCGGACGTCGAGCTATGC GCGGATGCGGCGACGGACGAGGTGTACGTGCGGCTGGCGCTGGTGGCGGAGGGCGAG GCATTCGAGAGAAACCTGTGtggtgatggagttgaagggGAAGATGACATGGAGGATTTTGATGCTGAAAGGAAGTCCCGGATGCTGCACATGTTCTGCAAAACACTCACGGCCTCTGACACAAGCACGCATGGAGGGTTCTCTGTTCCTCGTCGTGCTGCCGAGGACTGCTTCGCACCACTG GATTACAATCAGCTCAGGCCTTCTCAAGAGCTTGTTGCCAAGGATTTGCACGGAGCAAACTGGAAGTTCCGCCATATTTATAGGG GTCAGCCTCGTAGGCATCTCTTAACAACTGGATGGAGTTCATTTGTCAATAAAAAGAAACTGGTTTCAGGGGATGCAGTCTTATTTCTCCG AGGTGATGATGGTGAACTAAGACTGGGCGTAAGGAGAGCCATTCAGCTTAAAAATGAGGCCCTTTTTCAAGATTTCAGTAGTGACAGTTCAAAGCGGCATACATTGTCTGCTGTAGCTGATTCCTTGAAACATAGAAGTGCTTTTCACATTTCTTACAATCCAAG AGCTACTGCTTCAGAGTATATTATTCCATATCCGAAGTTCCTGAAGAGCCTCAACCATTCAGTTTGCATTGGAACGAGGATCAACTTCCAGTGCGAGAATGAAGATGTTAAGGAAAG GCGGTCTGGAATGGTCATTGGCATTAGTGAAGTAGACCTCATGAAATGGCCTGGCTCAAAGTGGAGAAGCCTGCTG GTAAGATGGGAGGATGGTACTAACTGCAACGGCCAAGATAGAGTATCTCCATGGGAGATCGAGGTAGTTGGTGGTTCAGTCTCTGTTGCCCATTCTCTGTCTACATCCAGTTCTAAAAGAACCAAGTTGTGCCCTCAGGGAAATTTGGGCGTTCCAACTATGT ATATTGCAGGGAATGGTTGTACTGACTCCGTGGAAACTGGAAAGTTACCCAGGGTCTTGCAAGGTCAAGAATTGATGGGTTTTAGAACTCGTCATGTTACATGTGCTCCTCGAACAGCTGAGGTCGCACAGTTTCAATCTTCTGATGCTAGGATGTTCCTTACTAATGCACGAAGCTGCATGTTGAGTGGTCCAACAAGCAGACTTGTGGTGCAGAACTCCGGTGTTACCTACCAATCTGTAGGCTTCAGTGAATCTATTGGATTCTCAGAGGTCTTGCAAGGTCAAGAAATTTCTCGGGCAGTTCCTATGTTCCAAGGAATGATGTCTGAGGCATGTTCAGTGAAAGGTGGACATGGGCCGCATAGTTATATGCATAGGTCGGCTGCTGTGAATGGATTATCAGCTGCAGCTCAAGAATGTTCTCTCACGCTATCTACTCCGCCAGCAGCACAAGTGCCCTCTCCCTACCCCGGTCATATGTTTAACCAGACAGTGGTTTCACAGCTTGGATTGGCAAGCAAGATTGATGGTGAAGGTGCAAATGGCAATCAGCCTGGCCCATTTGATGTGCCGTGGGAAACTTGGACCAGGGCACAGCATGAAGCGCCTGGTCAAATTAACTTGGAGCAATTCGAGACTAGAAGAGCTTCAGCACCTGGAGATGCTGGTAAGATTGTATCTGGCAGAAGGGAGGTTCGCAAAACTAGCTGCAGGCTTTTTGGTTTTTCCTTGACTGAGAAGATTTTGCCAGCGGATGATGATGGTGTCAAGGAAGGGAACTATGAGACTGAGTGCCAAAATCCACGGATGCTTGACTTGTTTGGGTACAACCGCTCGACCCCGAGTGCTGCTCTTCCAGCTATCTGTGCCGCTCCCTTTGGAATGTGA
- the LOC133885112 gene encoding 5-pentadecatrienyl resorcinol O-methyltransferase-like: protein MKATRRGPSGFCEARPGTHHSHFSISDSLCDYLRRFMCRAVNEAEELVATHVWHDLCLPNKLRHVVASVLPGERGRVEFVAGDMFEHVPKSDAVLLKWILHGWDDEKRVRILRRCREAIPVKEAGGRVIVMDLVVGSSPADEKATETQLLLDVMMMRVVGSPERDEREWRKVFEEAGFSGYKIVAVLGIRSVIEVYFVVGRASTVFFHHHKEYDFSCDEQIEHPHAMHQNRGPQATWHKT, encoded by the exons ATGAAAGCAACACGCCGAGGACCATCTGGTTTTTGTGAAGCTAGACCTGGTACTCACCACAGCCACTTCTCCATCAGTGACAGTTTATGTGACTATCTTCGTCGGTTCATGTGTCGTGCCGTCAATGAAGCCGAGGAGCTAGTGGCCACACATGTATGGCATGATTTGTGCCTTCCAAACAAG CTGCGGCACGTCGTCGCGAGCGTTCTGCCGGGTGAACGCGGCCGCGTGGAGTTCGTCGCCGGGGACATGTTCGAGCACGTTCCCAAGTCGGACGCCGTCCTCCTCAAG TGGATCCTGCATGGATGGGATGATGAGAAGCGCGTGCGGATACTGCGTCGGTGCAGGGAGGCGATCCCGGTGAAGGAGGCCGGCGGCAGGGTGATCGTGATGGACCTGGTGGTGGGGTCGAGCCCAGCGGACGAGAAGGCCACCGAGACGCAGCTGTTGTTGgacgtgatgatgatgagggTGGTCGGGAGCCCCGAGCGGGACGAGCGCGAGTGGCGCAAGGTTTTCGAGGAGGCGGGCTTCAGTGGCTACAAGATCGTGGCCGTCCTCGGCATCCGGTCTGTGATCGAGGTGTACTTCGTGGTAGGGAGAGCATCCACTGTGTTCTTCCACCATCACAAAGAATACGATTTTTCATGTGACGAACAAATTGAGCATCCACATGCAATGCACCAGAATAGAGGTCCACAAGCAACATGGCATAAAACATAG
- the LOC133920961 gene encoding auxin response factor 3-like isoform X2 — protein MGGRAANHTGALPREAGTGAGTLVVVGAMGIDLNMVDSEGEERPPPPPVVCRELWHACAGPVVALPRRGSLVVYLPQGHLAAAGGGDVAVDLPPHVVCRVADVELCADAATDEVYVRLALVAEGEAFERNLCGDGVEGEDDMEDFDAERKSRMLHMFCKTLTASDTSTHGGFSVPRRAAEDCFAPLDYNQLRPSQELVAKDLHGANWKFRHIYRGQPRRHLLTTGWSSFVNKKKLVSGDAVLFLRGDDGELRLGVRRAIQLKNEALFQDFSSDSSKRHTLSAVADSLKHRSAFHISYNPRATASEYIIPYPKFLKSLNHSVCIGTRINFQCENEDVKERRSGMVIGISEVDLMKWPGSKWRSLLVRWEDGTNCNGQDRVSPWEIEVVGGSVSVAHSLSTSSSKRTKLCPQGNLGVPTMWNGCTDSVETGKLPRVLQGQELMGFRTRHVTCAPRTAEVAQFQSSDARMFLTNARSCMLSGPTSRLVVQNSGVTYQSVGFSESIGFSEVLQGQEISRAVPMFQGMMSEACSVKGGHGPHSYMHRSAAVNGLSAAAQECSLTLSTPPAAQVPSPYPGHMFNQTVVSQLGLASKIDGEGANGNQPGPFDVPWETWTRAQHEAPGQINLEQFETRRASAPGDAGKIVSGRREVRKTSCRLFGFSLTEKILPADDDGVKEGNYETECQNPRMLDLFGYNRSTPSAALPAICAAPFGM, from the exons ATGG GGGGGCGAGCGGCGAACCACACGGGCGCACTACCGCGGGAGGCCGGGACCGGAGCCGGAACCCTAGTGGTTGTGGGCGCCATGGGCATCGATCTCAACATGGTGGACAGCGAGGGTGAggagcggccgccgccgccgcctgtggTATGCCGGGAGCTGTGGCACGCGTGCGCGGGGCCCGTGGTGGCGCTGCCGCGGCGGGGCAGCTTGGTAGTGTACCTGCCGCAGGGCCACCTGGCTGCTGCCGGTGGCGGGGATGTCGCGGTGGACCTGCCGCCGCACGTGGTGTGCCGCGTCGCGGACGTCGAGCTATGC GCGGATGCGGCGACGGACGAGGTGTACGTGCGGCTGGCGCTGGTGGCGGAGGGCGAG GCATTCGAGAGAAACCTGTGtggtgatggagttgaagggGAAGATGACATGGAGGATTTTGATGCTGAAAGGAAGTCCCGGATGCTGCACATGTTCTGCAAAACACTCACGGCCTCTGACACAAGCACGCATGGAGGGTTCTCTGTTCCTCGTCGTGCTGCCGAGGACTGCTTCGCACCACTG GATTACAATCAGCTCAGGCCTTCTCAAGAGCTTGTTGCCAAGGATTTGCACGGAGCAAACTGGAAGTTCCGCCATATTTATAGGG GTCAGCCTCGTAGGCATCTCTTAACAACTGGATGGAGTTCATTTGTCAATAAAAAGAAACTGGTTTCAGGGGATGCAGTCTTATTTCTCCG AGGTGATGATGGTGAACTAAGACTGGGCGTAAGGAGAGCCATTCAGCTTAAAAATGAGGCCCTTTTTCAAGATTTCAGTAGTGACAGTTCAAAGCGGCATACATTGTCTGCTGTAGCTGATTCCTTGAAACATAGAAGTGCTTTTCACATTTCTTACAATCCAAG AGCTACTGCTTCAGAGTATATTATTCCATATCCGAAGTTCCTGAAGAGCCTCAACCATTCAGTTTGCATTGGAACGAGGATCAACTTCCAGTGCGAGAATGAAGATGTTAAGGAAAG GCGGTCTGGAATGGTCATTGGCATTAGTGAAGTAGACCTCATGAAATGGCCTGGCTCAAAGTGGAGAAGCCTGCTG GTAAGATGGGAGGATGGTACTAACTGCAACGGCCAAGATAGAGTATCTCCATGGGAGATCGAGGTAGTTGGTGGTTCAGTCTCTGTTGCCCATTCTCTGTCTACATCCAGTTCTAAAAGAACCAAGTTGTGCCCTCAGGGAAATTTGGGCGTTCCAACTATGT GGAATGGTTGTACTGACTCCGTGGAAACTGGAAAGTTACCCAGGGTCTTGCAAGGTCAAGAATTGATGGGTTTTAGAACTCGTCATGTTACATGTGCTCCTCGAACAGCTGAGGTCGCACAGTTTCAATCTTCTGATGCTAGGATGTTCCTTACTAATGCACGAAGCTGCATGTTGAGTGGTCCAACAAGCAGACTTGTGGTGCAGAACTCCGGTGTTACCTACCAATCTGTAGGCTTCAGTGAATCTATTGGATTCTCAGAGGTCTTGCAAGGTCAAGAAATTTCTCGGGCAGTTCCTATGTTCCAAGGAATGATGTCTGAGGCATGTTCAGTGAAAGGTGGACATGGGCCGCATAGTTATATGCATAGGTCGGCTGCTGTGAATGGATTATCAGCTGCAGCTCAAGAATGTTCTCTCACGCTATCTACTCCGCCAGCAGCACAAGTGCCCTCTCCCTACCCCGGTCATATGTTTAACCAGACAGTGGTTTCACAGCTTGGATTGGCAAGCAAGATTGATGGTGAAGGTGCAAATGGCAATCAGCCTGGCCCATTTGATGTGCCGTGGGAAACTTGGACCAGGGCACAGCATGAAGCGCCTGGTCAAATTAACTTGGAGCAATTCGAGACTAGAAGAGCTTCAGCACCTGGAGATGCTGGTAAGATTGTATCTGGCAGAAGGGAGGTTCGCAAAACTAGCTGCAGGCTTTTTGGTTTTTCCTTGACTGAGAAGATTTTGCCAGCGGATGATGATGGTGTCAAGGAAGGGAACTATGAGACTGAGTGCCAAAATCCACGGATGCTTGACTTGTTTGGGTACAACCGCTCGACCCCGAGTGCTGCTCTTCCAGCTATCTGTGCCGCTCCCTTTGGAATGTGA
- the LOC133920961 gene encoding auxin response factor 3-like isoform X1, with translation MGGRAANHTGALPREAGTGAGTLVVVGAMGIDLNMVDSEGEERPPPPPVVCRELWHACAGPVVALPRRGSLVVYLPQGHLAAAGGGDVAVDLPPHVVCRVADVELCADAATDEVYVRLALVAEGEAFERNLCGDGVEGEDDMEDFDAERKSRMLHMFCKTLTASDTSTHGGFSVPRRAAEDCFAPLDYNQLRPSQELVAKDLHGANWKFRHIYRGQPRRHLLTTGWSSFVNKKKLVSGDAVLFLRGDDGELRLGVRRAIQLKNEALFQDFSSDSSKRHTLSAVADSLKHRSAFHISYNPRATASEYIIPYPKFLKSLNHSVCIGTRINFQCENEDVKERRSGMVIGISEVDLMKWPGSKWRSLLVRWEDGTNCNGQDRVSPWEIEVVGGSVSVAHSLSTSSSKRTKLCPQGNLGVPTMYIAGNGCTDSVETGKLPRVLQGQELMGFRTRHVTCAPRTAEVAQFQSSDARMFLTNARSCMLSGPTSRLVVQNSGVTYQSVGFSESIGFSEVLQGQEISRAVPMFQGMMSEACSVKGGHGPHSYMHRSAAVNGLSAAAQECSLTLSTPPAAQVPSPYPGHMFNQTVVSQLGLASKIDGEGANGNQPGPFDVPWETWTRAQHEAPGQINLEQFETRRASAPGDAGKIVSGRREVRKTSCRLFGFSLTEKILPADDDGVKEGNYETECQNPRMLDLFGYNRSTPSAALPAICAAPFGM, from the exons ATGG GGGGGCGAGCGGCGAACCACACGGGCGCACTACCGCGGGAGGCCGGGACCGGAGCCGGAACCCTAGTGGTTGTGGGCGCCATGGGCATCGATCTCAACATGGTGGACAGCGAGGGTGAggagcggccgccgccgccgcctgtggTATGCCGGGAGCTGTGGCACGCGTGCGCGGGGCCCGTGGTGGCGCTGCCGCGGCGGGGCAGCTTGGTAGTGTACCTGCCGCAGGGCCACCTGGCTGCTGCCGGTGGCGGGGATGTCGCGGTGGACCTGCCGCCGCACGTGGTGTGCCGCGTCGCGGACGTCGAGCTATGC GCGGATGCGGCGACGGACGAGGTGTACGTGCGGCTGGCGCTGGTGGCGGAGGGCGAG GCATTCGAGAGAAACCTGTGtggtgatggagttgaagggGAAGATGACATGGAGGATTTTGATGCTGAAAGGAAGTCCCGGATGCTGCACATGTTCTGCAAAACACTCACGGCCTCTGACACAAGCACGCATGGAGGGTTCTCTGTTCCTCGTCGTGCTGCCGAGGACTGCTTCGCACCACTG GATTACAATCAGCTCAGGCCTTCTCAAGAGCTTGTTGCCAAGGATTTGCACGGAGCAAACTGGAAGTTCCGCCATATTTATAGGG GTCAGCCTCGTAGGCATCTCTTAACAACTGGATGGAGTTCATTTGTCAATAAAAAGAAACTGGTTTCAGGGGATGCAGTCTTATTTCTCCG AGGTGATGATGGTGAACTAAGACTGGGCGTAAGGAGAGCCATTCAGCTTAAAAATGAGGCCCTTTTTCAAGATTTCAGTAGTGACAGTTCAAAGCGGCATACATTGTCTGCTGTAGCTGATTCCTTGAAACATAGAAGTGCTTTTCACATTTCTTACAATCCAAG AGCTACTGCTTCAGAGTATATTATTCCATATCCGAAGTTCCTGAAGAGCCTCAACCATTCAGTTTGCATTGGAACGAGGATCAACTTCCAGTGCGAGAATGAAGATGTTAAGGAAAG GCGGTCTGGAATGGTCATTGGCATTAGTGAAGTAGACCTCATGAAATGGCCTGGCTCAAAGTGGAGAAGCCTGCTG GTAAGATGGGAGGATGGTACTAACTGCAACGGCCAAGATAGAGTATCTCCATGGGAGATCGAGGTAGTTGGTGGTTCAGTCTCTGTTGCCCATTCTCTGTCTACATCCAGTTCTAAAAGAACCAAGTTGTGCCCTCAGGGAAATTTGGGCGTTCCAACTATGT ATATTGCAGGGAATGGTTGTACTGACTCCGTGGAAACTGGAAAGTTACCCAGGGTCTTGCAAGGTCAAGAATTGATGGGTTTTAGAACTCGTCATGTTACATGTGCTCCTCGAACAGCTGAGGTCGCACAGTTTCAATCTTCTGATGCTAGGATGTTCCTTACTAATGCACGAAGCTGCATGTTGAGTGGTCCAACAAGCAGACTTGTGGTGCAGAACTCCGGTGTTACCTACCAATCTGTAGGCTTCAGTGAATCTATTGGATTCTCAGAGGTCTTGCAAGGTCAAGAAATTTCTCGGGCAGTTCCTATGTTCCAAGGAATGATGTCTGAGGCATGTTCAGTGAAAGGTGGACATGGGCCGCATAGTTATATGCATAGGTCGGCTGCTGTGAATGGATTATCAGCTGCAGCTCAAGAATGTTCTCTCACGCTATCTACTCCGCCAGCAGCACAAGTGCCCTCTCCCTACCCCGGTCATATGTTTAACCAGACAGTGGTTTCACAGCTTGGATTGGCAAGCAAGATTGATGGTGAAGGTGCAAATGGCAATCAGCCTGGCCCATTTGATGTGCCGTGGGAAACTTGGACCAGGGCACAGCATGAAGCGCCTGGTCAAATTAACTTGGAGCAATTCGAGACTAGAAGAGCTTCAGCACCTGGAGATGCTGGTAAGATTGTATCTGGCAGAAGGGAGGTTCGCAAAACTAGCTGCAGGCTTTTTGGTTTTTCCTTGACTGAGAAGATTTTGCCAGCGGATGATGATGGTGTCAAGGAAGGGAACTATGAGACTGAGTGCCAAAATCCACGGATGCTTGACTTGTTTGGGTACAACCGCTCGACCCCGAGTGCTGCTCTTCCAGCTATCTGTGCCGCTCCCTTTGGAATGTGA